A segment of the Devriesea agamarum genome:
GTCGAACACTTCTTCACCACCACCACCCACAATTGGCTGTTGTTCTTCACCAACCTGGGCCGGGTCTACCGGGCTAAAACCTACGAACTGCCCGAAGCGCCGCGCGATGCCAAGGGCCAGCACGTGGCAAACCTCCTCGCCTTCCAGCCCGACGAGCACATCGCCGAAGTCATGGAACTCAAGAGCTATGACGACGCCGACTATCTCGTGCTCGCCACCCGGCGCGGCCTGGTGAAGAAAACCGCTCTAAATGCGTTCGACTCCAACCGATCCGGCGGGCTGATCGCGATTAACCTGCGCGAAGTCGAAACGGAAAACGGCGAAGGCCAGAACGAAATACAGCGAGACGAACTGGTGGCGGCCTGTGCGGTCAGCGCCGAGGACCACCTGATCCTGGTCTCGCGCAACGGCCAATCCGTACGGTTCCCCGCCGCTGACGACGTGCTGCGCCCCATGGGCCGTGCCACCAGCGGCGTCACCGGGATGAAGTTCCGTGAAGGCGACGAACTACTAGCTATGGACGTGGCGCGCCCCGGCACGTTCGTATTTACCGTGACCGACGGCGGGTTCGCCAAGCGCACCTCCATCGACGAATACCGGGTCCAAGGCCGAGGAGGCCTCGGCATCAAAGTTGCGAAACTTCCAGATGACCGCGGGCACCTCGTCGGTGCGCTGGTGGTGGAAGAAGGCGACGAAGTTCTGGTCGTGATGGAAAAAGGCAAGGTTGTGCGCTCCAGCGTGGACGGTGTGCCCGCCAAGGGCCGCGACACCATGGGCGTCGTCTTCGCCAAACCCGACAAGGGCGACCGGATTATCGCTGTGGCTGGTAATTCTGAGACCGAAGATGAGCTAGATGAGCTGAGTGCTGGCGACGGTGAGACGCCATCCCTGCCCGATGAGCAGGCAGATGCTCTAGGCTCTGATGAACACGACGCCCGGGAAAACCAGGCGCCGTCGAGTGACGACGAGGAGTAACCCGTGCCCGAGTCCGTGCCCGCTAAGGACACCCGAAAGACGTTGACCTTCACCGAGGAGGGATCCTCGGGTAGCTCGCGCACCGGTGGTGCGGTCCGCTCCGGCGCTTCTGTGCCTGCGAACACTGCCGGTGCCGCTAAGGCTGCCGGTGCCACCGGCCCCTCTGCTGACGGGGCTGCATCGGGCGCCGAGACCACTGGTGGCGCTAATGCCACGAAGAAGTCCGGTGCCCAAGCTGTTCCATCCCCGCGCAGAGTCCGCTTGACGCTATCCAGGATTGACCCCTGGTCAGTGATGAAACTGTCGTTCCTAGTGGCCGTGGCTTTTGGGGTTGCGACCGTCATCTGCACAGCCATTCTCTGGGGCGTGATCGATCAGATGTCGCTGTGGGACAAGCTTCAGGCCCTCGGCGCGTCGATGAACGACAACAAGCCGTTGCCGCTGTTTGAGTACTTCCAGTTCACCAAGGTCATTAGCTATTCGATCGTGGTCTCGGTGCTCAATGTCGCGGTGATTACCGCACTCGGAACCCTGGTCGCATTCCTCTACAACATCGTGGCGGCTCTGCTCGGCGGTCTGAAACTCACCTTCACCGACGACTGAGCGTGACGGAAAGCCAGCTACGCGAGTGGGTGATGGTCGACGCCAGTTGACCGGCTTTTCGGGGCGTATGACGGTTGGTGCCAGGGGTGAGGTGATGCCGAGCAGATGAGGGCACCGGGTGACAGACCGTCGCGGGTAGAGATACGTTTATCTGGTGTGACCTCGCGTACAAGCGCCCGCTCTGAGTGGACTCAGCGGCCAGCGCTCGGCTACGGTAGAGCGTCGGCGGATGAAGAAACTGAAACATCCACCAACGGGCCTATAGCTCAGTCGGTTAGAGCGCTGTCCTGATAAGACAGAGGTCACTGGTTCAAGTCCAGTTAGGCCCACTCACGAGGATTGTTAGGGGAGATTCATGAAGTTCCTGAAGACCACCCTCGCACTGACCATCGCGGTCGGTGCCGGCCTCATGATATGGCGAAAAATCGAATCGGACCGATACGAAGAAGACCTCTGGGCCGAAGCAGAGCGCTTCCCCGAGGAATCCTTCGACCCGGTACCTACCCGGATCGATATTCCGAAGAACTCCTGACGTACCTCCGGCGCTAGCCGGAGATCTCGGGGCCTTGGCGCAATTGGTAGCGCACCTGCTTTGCAAGCAGGGGGTTACGGGTTCGAGTCCCGTAGGCTCCACCAAACATGTATGACGGGAAGATATGACATGTGCAGAGTTGTCATGTTCCCGTAAGGGTTTTTTCTCCCCTGTCACTGTGATCGCGGGTTTCGCTGATGATGGTGCCGAACGGTTCTGCGATCCTGGGGTGGTTCAAGGATGCACTTCGATCTCAGCTCTTCCGCTGTTTATCGGACGCCGTCCCGATGCCACCCAAAGCAGTTGGTCCAGCTGAACTTGCACTCGAAGTGGAAGCAGGCAACCTTCAGTGCGATTCTGATCGAGCACGGACCTTAGCTCCGCGCCAGTAGCACCTCAGGTGGGGTGGCGCGATCATGAGCCGTGTAATCTGCGACCGTTCCGGAGAGGCGTCGCACTCGGTTGGACCTCCGCCATGTCCCCAGGCGATGAGCTCACGATGCGCGATTGCTGGGTGGACCTCTTTATAATCACGATTCGGTCACGGTGTCTTGGGCGCTGTCACAGCCCACGCTGTTCTCGATAATCCTGTTAATGAGGGCCACCGCTAATTGTCGTTACCCCTCGACCTGCACGGGACAGGATGCACGCCAACGTAAGGACACGTTCGTGAAGACTCGCATTTCTCTCGCATCGCTGGCTGCTTTGGTGCTTGTGGCGACGATGCTCACACCCACCGCCGCGCTGGCGGACGAGCATGATGTGCTTCAGCCGTCGACGTCGATTCAGACCACCGGT
Coding sequences within it:
- a CDS encoding DUF3566 domain-containing protein, with product MPESVPAKDTRKTLTFTEEGSSGSSRTGGAVRSGASVPANTAGAAKAAGATGPSADGAASGAETTGGANATKKSGAQAVPSPRRVRLTLSRIDPWSVMKLSFLVAVAFGVATVICTAILWGVIDQMSLWDKLQALGASMNDNKPLPLFEYFQFTKVISYSIVVSVLNVAVITALGTLVAFLYNIVAALLGGLKLTFTDD
- a CDS encoding DLW-39 family protein; protein product: MKFLKTTLALTIAVGAGLMIWRKIESDRYEEDLWAEAERFPEESFDPVPTRIDIPKNS